Proteins encoded together in one Neobacillus sp. FSL H8-0543 window:
- the argJ gene encoding bifunctional ornithine acetyltransferase/N-acetylglutamate synthase: MPAISNNQIAVLEEESVTLPKGFKAGGMHCGLKRKRLDLGYIVSDVPATVAGVYTTNIFQAAPLLVTQESIAKENKIQAILVNSGNANACTGEQGLLDAYEMQKEFASELGIKEHFVAVTSTGVIGETLPMEKIKKGINQILQPQNVSETNFLQSILTTDTCVKHLAVQLKIDGKTVSIGGASKGSGMIHPNMATMLAFVTTDANIAHEDLLTALKEITNQTFNMITVDGDTSTNDMVLVMANGLAGNDQLTKNHPDWDIFKQGLKTVSEELAKKIAKDGEGATKLIEVQVNGAYSLNAARAVGKAIISSNLVKTAIYGTDPNWGRIVGAIGYSGVAVEPNAIKVAIGPYKVFENGLPCPIVEEDVKEYLELDTVKILVELNQGENSATAWGCDLTYDYVKINASYRT; the protein is encoded by the coding sequence TTGCCAGCAATATCAAATAATCAAATCGCTGTACTTGAAGAAGAAAGTGTCACTTTGCCAAAGGGGTTTAAGGCAGGTGGCATGCATTGTGGTTTAAAACGAAAAAGGCTGGATTTGGGTTATATTGTTTCAGATGTTCCAGCAACGGTTGCTGGCGTATACACGACAAATATTTTTCAAGCAGCTCCACTTTTAGTCACTCAAGAAAGCATTGCAAAAGAAAATAAAATCCAAGCAATACTCGTGAATTCAGGTAACGCTAATGCTTGTACCGGTGAGCAAGGGTTACTCGATGCCTATGAGATGCAAAAAGAATTTGCAAGTGAGTTGGGGATTAAGGAACATTTTGTTGCAGTTACATCTACTGGAGTAATTGGTGAAACGCTGCCGATGGAAAAAATCAAAAAGGGGATTAACCAAATACTGCAGCCGCAAAATGTTTCTGAGACGAATTTTTTGCAATCTATTTTAACCACTGATACTTGCGTAAAGCATCTAGCAGTACAATTGAAAATCGATGGAAAAACCGTAAGCATTGGAGGAGCCTCTAAGGGTTCTGGAATGATCCATCCTAATATGGCAACCATGCTAGCCTTTGTAACCACAGATGCCAATATCGCACACGAGGATTTACTTACGGCGCTTAAAGAAATTACCAATCAAACTTTTAATATGATTACCGTTGATGGCGATACAAGTACGAATGACATGGTGTTGGTTATGGCCAACGGCTTAGCAGGTAATGACCAGCTTACAAAGAACCATCCAGATTGGGATATTTTCAAACAAGGCTTAAAAACAGTCAGTGAGGAACTTGCCAAGAAAATCGCAAAGGATGGTGAAGGAGCCACAAAACTAATAGAAGTTCAAGTCAACGGTGCATATAGCCTAAACGCTGCAAGAGCTGTAGGAAAAGCAATTATTTCTTCTAATCTTGTAAAAACCGCGATTTACGGCACAGACCCGAATTGGGGGCGTATTGTTGGGGCGATTGGATACAGTGGAGTAGCAGTAGAACCGAATGCAATAAAGGTTGCCATTGGACCCTATAAGGTATTCGAAAATGGCTTGCCATGTCCAATTGTGGAAGAGGATGTAAAAGAGTATTTGGAGCTTGATACAGTTAAAATCCTGGTGGAGTTAAACCAAGGTGAAAATAGTGCAACGGCCTGGGGATGCGACTTAACTTATGATTATGTAAAAATCAACGCATCTTACCGCACGTAA
- the argB gene encoding acetylglutamate kinase gives MNYLVIKCGGSVLENLPRSFYQDVISIQQSGKWMPIIVHGGGPLITGLLTNLNIETEFINGLRVTNTEVLDIVEMVLSGSVNKQVVRNIIEAEGNAYGISGVDGSLLKARPTPAAEILGFVGEVVEVNNDVIEGIVNQGYIPVISPIGIGADGQRYNINGDIAASAIAKSLGANLCFISDIPGILIEKNGKKIKLDKVSKATAEELINNQTIYGGMIPKVNAAIDGLTHKIPVVGIIDGFEKHSLVDYVDGKNIGTKIVLEEEIA, from the coding sequence ATGAATTATCTAGTCATTAAGTGTGGCGGAAGTGTGTTAGAAAATCTCCCAAGGTCATTTTATCAGGATGTCATCTCAATCCAACAATCTGGCAAATGGATGCCGATTATCGTTCATGGGGGTGGACCTTTAATTACAGGTTTACTAACCAACTTAAATATAGAAACAGAATTTATAAATGGATTAAGAGTAACGAACACCGAAGTTTTAGATATCGTTGAAATGGTCTTAAGCGGTTCGGTTAACAAACAGGTGGTCCGGAACATCATTGAAGCAGAGGGCAATGCATACGGTATTAGTGGTGTGGATGGCAGTTTGTTAAAGGCAAGGCCTACACCTGCTGCTGAAATACTTGGCTTTGTAGGAGAAGTGGTTGAAGTGAATAACGATGTGATCGAGGGAATTGTCAATCAAGGATATATTCCCGTCATCTCTCCTATCGGAATTGGTGCTGACGGACAAAGATACAATATCAATGGCGATATTGCAGCAAGTGCCATTGCCAAGTCATTAGGAGCAAATCTCTGTTTCATTAGTGACATTCCAGGAATATTAATTGAGAAAAATGGTAAGAAGATTAAGCTAGATAAAGTATCAAAGGCAACTGCAGAAGAACTAATAAATAATCAAACCATTTACGGTGGAATGATTCCAAAGGTAAATGCAGCCATTGATGGTTTGACTCATAAAATTCCTGTCGTTGGAATTATCGACGGTTTTGAGAAACATAGCTTGGTAGATTATGTAGATGGCAAAAATATAGGAACAAAAATTGTCTTAGAGGAGGAGATTGCATAA